The Nitrosomonas cryotolerans ATCC 49181 genome includes a window with the following:
- a CDS encoding TIGR03088 family PEP-CTERM/XrtA system glycosyltransferase — MITPQSPLILHVIHHLVIGGMENGLVNLVNKLPASCFRHAIVCIDHSSDFSQRIIRKDIKVYALNRSERGIWPVRRDLFGLCKALKPKIVHTRNLSGLDALLPARLAGVRYCLHSEHGRDVNDLKGDNQKLRLLRRLHNPLINQFITVSKDLQQYLINIGIRSEKITQVYNGVDTERFSPAMSKPQRLLPEFLLGSDKIIIGTVGRIQAVKDQHALLRAYQGLLAKYPDLGQKAYLVIVGNGPLLGDLKEKAISLGISHRVWFSGSLDTIPEILKTFDIFVLPSLAEGISNTVLEAMATGLPVITTNVGGNVELVTEGLNGRFFRPGNIEHLSELIAEYTADKALLKKHGHAARQAVLTHFSLAAMISGYQRIYEANC; from the coding sequence ATGATTACGCCGCAATCACCTTTAATTTTGCATGTTATACATCACCTTGTGATAGGCGGTATGGAAAATGGGCTGGTTAATTTGGTAAATAAATTACCTGCTTCTTGCTTTAGACATGCAATTGTCTGTATTGATCATAGTTCTGATTTTAGTCAGCGTATTATTCGTAAAGATATTAAGGTATATGCTCTGAATCGTTCGGAAAGAGGAATTTGGCCGGTTAGGCGAGATCTGTTTGGATTATGTAAAGCATTAAAACCCAAGATTGTGCATACGCGCAATCTTTCTGGGTTAGATGCATTACTGCCCGCTCGCTTGGCTGGTGTACGTTATTGTCTCCATAGTGAGCATGGCAGAGATGTCAATGATCTGAAAGGTGATAATCAGAAGTTAAGACTACTCAGACGCTTACATAACCCATTAATTAATCAATTTATTACGGTATCGAAAGACTTGCAGCAATATTTGATTAATATTGGAATCAGATCTGAGAAAATTACTCAGGTTTATAATGGCGTTGATACGGAAAGATTCTCCCCAGCTATGAGTAAGCCGCAAAGATTGTTACCTGAGTTTCTTTTAGGGTCTGACAAAATTATTATTGGTACAGTCGGAAGAATACAGGCTGTCAAAGACCAACACGCTTTATTACGGGCCTATCAGGGTTTGCTGGCAAAATACCCTGATCTTGGCCAGAAAGCCTATCTGGTTATAGTGGGTAACGGACCATTGCTTGGTGACCTGAAGGAAAAAGCGATTTCTCTTGGGATATCTCATCGTGTATGGTTTTCTGGAAGTCTGGATACTATTCCTGAAATTTTAAAGACATTTGATATCTTTGTCTTGCCTTCTTTGGCAGAGGGTATCTCTAATACTGTTCTGGAAGCAATGGCAACAGGCTTGCCCGTCATTACTACCAATGTAGGTGGAAATGTTGAGCTGGTTACTGAGGGGTTGAATGGGCGTTTCTTTAGACCGGGAAATATCGAACATCTAAGTGAGTTGATAGCCGAATATACCGCCGATAAAGCACTTTTGAAAAAACATGGTCATGCGGCCCGACAAGCTGTACTGACGCATTTTAGCTTAGCCGCAATGATATCTGGGTATCAAAGAATTTATGAAGCTAACTGCTGA
- a CDS encoding polysaccharide deacetylase family protein — protein MKHTKIVVFTGDLSYSVRKGILVINQSIPNLTWLVVIHAPVKKSWELLGNQWRNLHRNGLRWIPYQLIDICQRIFLKKPPLISTESPGYRYSLEAFKDNRNIILLVVSDIHAQETLDAIHQFIPDLGLSLASPILKKELFSIPRLGTLNLHKGKLPEYRGMPPAFWELWNNEDAIGCTIHWVDEKLDNGAVVKEQVISRQTYSTLKGLQLTLDQVGINLMGTAVRAVLTENIHTSPQSDSGKVYRKPTLAQIACLERKMRTKLAMPGSTLRRWLKNSFFLVQIYWQRMLPRLFKKPKITVLLYHRVTDCTRDNLCVGIEQFDRQMALLRRHCKVLSIQDIINRSCIESSSKPVVCVTFDDGYLDNYENAIPILIKHGIPAAFFVSTGIIYKNGIFPHDLKRKNKKLPVMTWDQLRMMHQEGFTIGSHSVSHIDCASENEDIVFSELTQSLADIRKELGIHDVIFAYPYGGRQHMTQQRLQLVKEIGYTACLSAYGGTNDGMVDRYNILRCGIHYEFSDSAFLYRCHGF, from the coding sequence ATGAAGCATACTAAAATAGTCGTATTTACTGGTGATCTTTCATATTCTGTGCGTAAAGGCATTCTAGTCATTAATCAGTCGATTCCGAACTTGACATGGTTAGTTGTCATCCATGCGCCGGTTAAAAAATCTTGGGAATTATTAGGAAATCAATGGCGAAATTTACATCGTAATGGCTTGAGGTGGATTCCATATCAGTTAATTGACATTTGTCAGCGTATTTTTCTGAAAAAACCACCACTGATTAGTACTGAGTCACCTGGATACCGATATAGCCTGGAAGCTTTTAAGGATAATAGAAACATAATATTACTAGTGGTATCTGATATCCATGCACAGGAAACCTTAGACGCTATTCATCAATTTATTCCTGATTTAGGGCTATCATTGGCATCACCGATCCTTAAAAAGGAATTGTTTTCAATACCCAGGCTTGGCACGCTTAATTTACATAAAGGAAAGCTGCCGGAATACCGAGGAATGCCTCCCGCATTTTGGGAGCTATGGAATAATGAGGATGCGATTGGCTGCACCATTCATTGGGTAGATGAAAAATTAGACAATGGTGCTGTAGTAAAGGAGCAGGTTATTTCAAGACAGACTTATTCCACATTAAAAGGCTTACAATTAACGCTTGACCAGGTTGGCATTAACTTAATGGGTACGGCGGTAAGGGCGGTTCTCACAGAAAACATACATACTTCTCCCCAATCTGATAGCGGGAAAGTGTACAGGAAACCGACCTTAGCACAGATAGCATGCCTTGAACGGAAAATGCGGACAAAACTTGCCATGCCAGGGTCTACACTAAGACGCTGGTTAAAGAACAGCTTTTTTCTTGTGCAGATTTACTGGCAGCGTATGTTGCCACGGCTTTTCAAAAAGCCAAAGATAACTGTACTGCTATATCATCGAGTTACTGATTGTACCCGTGACAATCTTTGTGTGGGAATTGAACAATTTGACCGGCAGATGGCTTTGTTAAGGCGCCACTGTAAGGTATTATCAATACAGGATATTATTAATCGTTCCTGCATTGAATCATCATCAAAACCGGTTGTTTGTGTTACTTTCGATGATGGTTATCTGGATAATTACGAAAACGCCATTCCAATTCTTATAAAGCATGGTATTCCGGCTGCGTTTTTTGTATCCACAGGTATCATATATAAGAATGGTATTTTTCCGCATGATTTGAAACGGAAAAATAAAAAACTTCCGGTGATGACTTGGGATCAATTGCGGATGATGCACCAGGAAGGATTTACTATTGGCTCACATTCTGTTAGTCACATAGATTGTGCGAGCGAAAATGAAGACATCGTGTTTTCTGAGCTGACACAGTCTTTAGCGGATATCAGGAAGGAGTTGGGAATACACGATGTGATATTCGCTTATCCTTATGGTGGTCGCCAGCATATGACACAACAACGACTTCAGTTAGTGAAAGAGATAGGTTATACAGCCTGTTTATCTGCTTACGGAGGAACCAATGACGGTATGGTGGATCGCTATAATATATTACGCTGTGGCATTCACTATGAATTTTCGGATTCGGCGTTTCTTTATCGCTGCCATGGGTTTTAG
- the xrtA gene encoding exosortase A codes for MNTSVLSEHTRVAVAENNLGRLILIVLIAVVGILAIYHQTTWSMVSVWYRSETYAHGFLILPFTIYMIWNKRHYLATLQYQPNLWALSVFFLLGLGWVVAALASVQVLAQYILVAMVPAAVCAILGHRFFMATAFPLAYLFFAVPFGEVLIPPLIDFTANFTVSALRLSGIPVYREGTFFSIPSGNWSVVEACSGLRYLIASMTLGTFYAYLTYHSLKRRFIFIVLSMIIPIIANGIRAYLIVMTGHLSDMRLATGADHLVYGWLFFGIVMLLLFGIGSLWREDNESSVVKINPCPKNGITTNDGILFKKTILMAGTVLFIALIWPSYVVYLEKQAVHDRDPKIEIPIASSTWVVHSNPVSDWEPVYVGTPARFQQSYQYADHLISLYITRYYNQQQGNELINAGNFLVQENGADWKNISETKHSITLGSRKIVITQNQLYSNSVKLLVWRWYWLGDDETTNRYLAKAMLAKNKLFGNGDAAAEIIVASPYEYTPDEAVLALQAFLDDMLPVIEAALRNVNND; via the coding sequence ATGAATACATCAGTCTTATCCGAACATACTCGTGTTGCTGTAGCCGAAAACAATTTAGGTCGGTTAATTTTGATTGTTCTGATCGCCGTCGTTGGGATTCTGGCTATTTATCATCAAACGACCTGGTCAATGGTTTCCGTGTGGTATCGCTCTGAAACTTATGCACATGGTTTTTTGATTTTACCATTCACTATTTACATGATCTGGAACAAGCGTCACTATCTGGCTACCCTCCAGTATCAGCCTAATCTCTGGGCGTTGTCAGTCTTTTTTTTACTGGGACTGGGGTGGGTTGTTGCGGCGCTGGCGAGTGTGCAAGTACTCGCTCAGTATATCCTGGTTGCAATGGTGCCGGCTGCAGTATGTGCGATATTAGGGCATCGCTTTTTTATGGCGACTGCTTTTCCCTTGGCGTATCTTTTTTTTGCCGTTCCTTTCGGCGAAGTGCTTATTCCGCCTTTAATTGATTTTACAGCTAATTTCACAGTTAGTGCATTACGATTAAGCGGTATCCCCGTTTATCGTGAAGGTACCTTTTTCTCAATTCCCAGTGGAAACTGGTCTGTAGTAGAGGCTTGCAGTGGCTTACGTTATTTAATTGCATCCATGACACTTGGAACTTTCTATGCCTATTTGACTTATCACAGTTTAAAGCGTCGATTCATATTTATTGTTCTTTCGATGATTATTCCTATCATTGCTAATGGAATTCGTGCTTATCTGATTGTAATGACGGGCCATTTAAGTGATATGCGCTTGGCTACGGGCGCAGATCATCTGGTTTATGGCTGGCTTTTCTTTGGCATAGTCATGTTATTACTATTCGGGATAGGATCACTGTGGCGTGAAGATAATGAAAGTAGCGTGGTTAAAATTAACCCATGTCCAAAAAATGGAATTACCACCAATGATGGCATTTTATTTAAAAAAACCATCTTAATGGCTGGTACAGTACTTTTTATTGCTTTGATCTGGCCAAGTTATGTCGTTTATCTGGAAAAACAAGCTGTACATGATAGAGATCCCAAAATTGAAATTCCGATCGCATCATCAACATGGGTTGTTCATTCGAATCCCGTCTCTGATTGGGAACCTGTATATGTTGGCACGCCTGCCAGGTTTCAGCAAAGTTATCAGTATGCGGACCACTTAATCAGTCTTTATATTACTCGTTACTATAATCAGCAACAGGGAAATGAATTAATTAATGCTGGGAATTTTCTTGTGCAGGAGAATGGTGCGGATTGGAAAAATATTAGTGAAACGAAGCACTCAATTACGCTGGGTTCAAGAAAAATAGTAATTACCCAGAACCAATTGTATTCGAATTCGGTTAAATTATTAGTTTGGAGGTGGTACTGGCTGGGTGATGATGAAACTACGAATCGTTATCTTGCAAAGGCAATGCTTGCGAAAAACAAATTATTTGGCAATGGCGATGCGGCTGCTGAGATTATAGTTGCTTCGCCCTATGAATATACACCAGATGAGGCGGTTCTGGCATTGCAGGCATTTTTGGATGATATGTTGCCTGTCATTGAAGCTGCTCTTCGTAATGTGAATAATGATTAG
- a CDS encoding TIGR03087 family PEP-CTERM/XrtA system glycosyltransferase produces the protein MQELLYLTHRIPYPPNKGDKIRSYHVLQYLSQHYHVHLGTFIDDAEDWKHLDKIKDLCGETCFINLNPRIARIRSLSGLFTNSPLTLSYYGNKELRAWVNTQLETRSIDKIVIFSSAMAQYVRDAQSVLRIIDFVDIDSDKWKQYARTKSWPFNWIYQRESNVLLNYEKQITREFNSATFVSEREAALFKQLVPEIADKVSYFNNGVDTDYFSPQNKHPNPYLNDTRVLVFTGAMDYWANIDAVTWFAHHVFPVIYSRFPRIQFYIVGSRPTNQVKALAAIPGIIVTGSVVDVRPYLIHASLAVAPLRIARGVQNKVLEAMAMGKTVIASPQAMEGIHALPGRELYVAGDENEFIRQIMILLTGEIDAAMGCAARMRVLADYSWSKNLARIDELLVQSLEVPVA, from the coding sequence ATGCAGGAGTTACTTTATTTAACTCATAGAATTCCTTACCCACCTAATAAAGGTGACAAGATACGCTCTTATCATGTACTCCAATACTTGAGCCAGCATTATCATGTTCATTTGGGAACTTTCATTGATGATGCAGAAGATTGGAAACATCTGGATAAGATAAAAGACCTTTGCGGTGAGACCTGTTTCATTAATCTTAATCCTAGAATTGCTCGTATACGTAGTCTTTCCGGGTTGTTTACAAATAGTCCTTTGACTTTGTCCTATTATGGAAATAAGGAATTGCGGGCATGGGTCAATACGCAGCTAGAAACCCGTTCCATCGATAAAATTGTGATCTTTTCATCAGCCATGGCGCAATATGTGCGTGATGCTCAATCTGTTCTTCGCATTATCGATTTTGTTGATATAGATTCCGATAAATGGAAGCAATACGCGCGTACTAAATCTTGGCCTTTCAACTGGATTTATCAACGTGAATCCAATGTATTACTTAATTACGAAAAACAGATTACTCGAGAATTTAATAGTGCAACTTTTGTTTCTGAGAGAGAAGCTGCGCTTTTCAAACAACTTGTGCCGGAAATTGCAGATAAAGTTTCTTATTTTAATAATGGTGTTGATACTGATTATTTTTCACCACAGAATAAGCATCCTAACCCTTACTTAAATGATACCCGTGTTCTTGTATTCACTGGCGCCATGGATTATTGGGCAAATATTGATGCTGTAACATGGTTTGCACATCACGTTTTTCCAGTTATTTATTCTCGTTTTCCGCGCATACAATTTTATATTGTTGGCAGTAGACCAACTAACCAGGTTAAAGCGCTGGCCGCCATTCCGGGGATCATCGTAACGGGCTCAGTGGTTGATGTCAGGCCCTACCTGATTCACGCATCTCTGGCCGTAGCACCGTTACGTATTGCTCGTGGGGTACAGAATAAAGTATTGGAGGCGATGGCGATGGGGAAAACTGTTATTGCTTCTCCACAAGCCATGGAAGGGATACATGCTTTACCGGGCCGGGAATTATATGTTGCCGGCGACGAAAATGAATTTATACGTCAGATCATGATATTACTTACGGGGGAAATAGATGCTGCTATGGGATGTGCGGCCAGGATGCGTGTTTTAGCTGACTATAGTTGGTCAAAGAATCTAGCGCGAATAGATGAATTACTCGTTCAGTCATTAGAGGTACCCGTAGCATGA
- a CDS encoding XrtA system polysaccharide deacetylase, with translation MKSKLICNAMTVDVEDYFQVSAFASHIPRESWETLPCRVERNIDRILCLFDEKQIKATFFTLGWIAQRYPAMISRIAAHGHELASHGWAHHRVSDLKPEEFRDDIIRSKAILEDIGGQIVVGYRAPSFSINSNNLWALDYLEEAGYRYSSSIYPVHHDHYGMPDAPRFAFYPRKNGGLLELPVSTVCLFGRNIPVGGGGYFRFWPYSLSRWFIQRLNLTEAHAAIFYFHPWEIDDDQPRQVGIGLKTHFRHYLNLHRMEGRIRTLIRDFNWGRMDQIFLKEAI, from the coding sequence ATGAAATCTAAGCTTATATGTAACGCTATGACAGTCGATGTGGAGGATTATTTCCAGGTTTCGGCCTTTGCATCCCATATTCCAAGAGAATCGTGGGAAACATTGCCGTGTAGAGTTGAACGTAATATTGATCGTATTCTTTGCTTGTTTGATGAAAAACAGATAAAAGCTACTTTTTTTACTTTGGGTTGGATTGCACAACGTTATCCGGCCATGATAAGTCGTATCGCTGCACATGGTCATGAGCTGGCCAGTCATGGTTGGGCGCATCATCGTGTCTCAGATCTTAAACCCGAAGAATTTCGTGATGATATTATTCGCAGTAAAGCAATTCTAGAAGATATTGGTGGTCAGATTGTGGTCGGCTATCGCGCACCCAGCTTTTCGATTAATAGCAACAACCTTTGGGCATTAGATTATCTGGAAGAAGCGGGTTATCGTTATAGTTCGAGTATTTATCCAGTGCATCATGATCATTATGGCATGCCGGACGCACCTCGTTTTGCTTTTTATCCGAGAAAGAATGGTGGGCTGCTTGAGTTGCCTGTTTCAACCGTATGTTTATTCGGTAGGAATATTCCAGTAGGAGGAGGAGGTTACTTTCGGTTCTGGCCTTATTCACTATCTCGTTGGTTTATACAGAGACTTAATTTGACTGAAGCTCACGCCGCAATTTTTTATTTTCATCCTTGGGAAATAGATGATGACCAGCCTCGCCAGGTGGGTATTGGCTTAAAGACACATTTTCGCCATTACCTTAATCTGCATCGTATGGAAGGAAGGATTAGAACGTTGATTCGTGATTTTAATTGGGGGCGTATGGATCAGATATTTCTGAAAGAAGCAATATGA
- a CDS encoding XrtA/PEP-CTERM system-associated ATPase, producing the protein MYESYYGFRAKPFQLKPDPDFFFSSKGHKRAMAYLEYGLSQKEGFIIITGEIGAGKTTLMRNLFRKIKTEKIVAAQIVNTHLDASDILRVVAAAFGLSYINVTKAALLLELEQFLRQCDQQGNRALLVVDEAQNLSGHTLEELRMLSNFQTDDRPLLQTFLLGQPEFRKILFGNNMQQLRQRVIATYHLGPMSELETRAYIEHRLNAVGWQGNPVISDDAFIMIHEYTEGIPRRINLLCDRMLIMGYLEELRDFGGAEIRDVIQDFQQESCFSAADSNESGSLTGTSDK; encoded by the coding sequence ATGTACGAATCATATTATGGTTTCAGAGCTAAGCCATTTCAATTAAAGCCCGATCCGGACTTTTTCTTTAGTAGCAAGGGGCATAAACGTGCTATGGCCTACTTGGAATATGGCTTATCTCAGAAAGAAGGGTTTATTATTATTACTGGGGAGATCGGGGCAGGTAAAACAACGCTCATGCGTAATCTTTTCAGGAAAATTAAAACGGAAAAGATTGTTGCAGCACAGATCGTTAATACTCATCTTGATGCATCCGATATCTTGAGAGTGGTCGCAGCTGCTTTTGGTTTGTCTTACATAAATGTGACTAAGGCTGCACTATTGCTGGAGCTAGAGCAATTCCTTCGTCAGTGCGATCAGCAGGGTAATCGTGCATTGTTAGTGGTCGATGAGGCCCAAAATCTTTCTGGGCATACATTGGAAGAATTAAGAATGTTATCTAATTTTCAAACTGATGATCGACCTTTGTTACAAACTTTCTTACTTGGTCAACCAGAATTCAGAAAAATATTATTTGGTAATAACATGCAGCAGCTACGGCAAAGAGTGATTGCTACATATCATTTGGGACCTATGAGTGAGTTGGAAACAAGGGCCTATATCGAGCATCGTTTGAATGCGGTTGGTTGGCAGGGTAATCCCGTTATTAGTGATGATGCGTTTATTATGATCCATGAATATACTGAAGGAATCCCAAGAAGAATCAATTTACTGTGCGATCGTATGTTGATAATGGGGTATTTGGAAGAGTTGCGGGATTTTGGTGGTGCGGAGATCCGCGATGTAATTCAAGATTTCCAACAAGAATCCTGCTTTTCTGCGGCTGATTCGAATGAATCCGGTTCGCTTACAGGTACGTCTGATAAATAA
- a CDS encoding TIGR03016 family PEP-CTERM system-associated outer membrane protein yields MRLTEDSYQGQDLFLIVCPTIIAIFLFFSSVADAAEWSIDPRLNIRETYTDNVRLGSGFRRAGSKPDDFITQINPGLSLTGLGRRVNVNASYTMNNLIYARNKDLTRIRHQLNAKATTEIIEDLFFLDGNALMFQQNTTLLGPQAIDNTNVTGNRTSIRAYNISPYLRHRFQNFASTELRYAHGIVESGTNGLRNSQRDSVLLNLNSGDSFKIFTWGLNYSYQKIHFDGNTIRAGRNVELERSVANFRYNITPRFGLTATGGYERNSFVSTRGNPSSPTWSVGFAWLPSERTDISASAGQRFFGDTYAAQVNHRTRSTTWSASYNEDITTFNQQAQLGGTSGTSAIDTLPVSGLSNTFLSSDNLLSANNFLTNRLFLQRRLQASVTVNGVRNTLSLRVFNMSRKAFSPADLDIDLVGIENLLLLNNTRQTGGNVSWSYRFSPRTSVNMNASFIRFKFFSVNRIDDNQILMMSLIRQIQPNLMGVFQLRRIQRDSNRQGSDFNSNSVIASLNMNF; encoded by the coding sequence ATGAGATTAACCGAAGATAGTTATCAGGGCCAAGATTTATTTTTAATCGTTTGTCCTACTATCATTGCAATATTTTTGTTTTTCTCATCTGTTGCTGATGCGGCTGAATGGAGCATTGATCCAAGGCTGAATATAAGAGAAACATATACTGATAATGTAAGATTAGGGAGTGGGTTTAGAAGAGCCGGTAGCAAGCCGGATGATTTTATTACACAAATTAATCCTGGTCTATCATTAACGGGTTTAGGGCGACGTGTGAATGTCAATGCATCTTACACAATGAATAATCTTATCTATGCTAGAAATAAGGATCTAACCAGAATAAGACACCAGCTTAACGCCAAAGCAACAACGGAAATCATTGAAGATCTGTTCTTTTTAGATGGAAATGCTTTAATGTTTCAGCAAAACACCACATTATTGGGACCGCAAGCCATTGATAATACTAATGTGACAGGCAATAGAACCAGCATTAGAGCCTATAACATAAGCCCTTATTTGCGTCATCGATTTCAGAACTTTGCTTCCACCGAGTTACGCTATGCGCATGGCATCGTTGAGTCGGGTACAAATGGATTACGTAATAGTCAGCGGGATAGTGTTTTATTGAATTTAAATAGTGGTGATTCTTTTAAAATATTCACTTGGGGCTTGAATTATAGTTATCAAAAAATCCATTTTGACGGTAATACGATTCGTGCTGGTCGGAATGTGGAATTAGAGCGTTCTGTTGCCAATTTTCGTTATAACATAACGCCTCGATTTGGTTTAACGGCAACAGGAGGCTATGAAAGAAATAGTTTTGTTTCAACCAGAGGAAATCCGTCGAGTCCTACCTGGTCGGTTGGCTTTGCCTGGTTGCCGAGTGAAAGAACGGATATCAGTGCAAGTGCCGGGCAAAGATTTTTTGGTGATACTTACGCAGCTCAAGTCAATCATCGCACACGTTCGACAACATGGAGTGCGAGTTATAATGAAGATATAACGACTTTTAATCAACAGGCACAGCTTGGCGGGACATCCGGTACAAGTGCGATCGATACATTACCTGTTTCCGGTTTGTCGAACACTTTCTTGTCATCGGATAATCTTCTGTCAGCTAATAATTTCTTAACTAACCGGCTTTTTCTACAACGGCGCCTGCAAGCTTCTGTCACTGTAAATGGGGTCAGGAATACCCTTTCTTTAAGAGTATTTAATATGTCACGTAAAGCATTTTCGCCGGCCGATCTGGATATCGATCTGGTTGGAATAGAAAATCTTTTGTTGCTTAACAATACGAGGCAAACGGGCGGCAACGTGTCGTGGAGTTACCGATTTTCTCCTCGCACTAGTGTCAATATGAATGCCAGCTTTATTCGATTTAAATTCTTCTCCGTTAATCGAATTGATGATAATCAAATTCTGATGATGAGTCTGATAAGGCAGATTCAGCCCAATTTAATGGGTGTGTTTCAATTACGGCGTATTCAGCGAGATTCTAACCGACAAGGGAGTGACTTTAATTCGAATTCTGTTATAGCATCTCTAAATATGAACTTTTAG
- a CDS encoding XrtA-associated tyrosine autokinase yields MSIIEKAAGKIEAEARIDTRRVSHDVNIKSDIKQRPPLDNEVLENEVKQAQLHSSVTKSAAESVQVTIDHDRLHQLGIVTPSQGKTQIAEQFRIIKRPLLTKAVKQNGNPVKNANLIMLTSALAGEGKSFCAVNLAMSIASEMDHRVLLIDADVARPTVPKILGIGAKKGLLDILLNEKLDVADVMLKTNVEKLTIITAGSPHSHATELLASHGMSVLLDELSQRYHDRIVIFDSPPILLTSEARVLTARMGQIVLVVEAEKTTQQAVKEMLRHIGSHDNINLIYNKAKAFSGEEYYGYYYS; encoded by the coding sequence GTGAGTATTATTGAAAAAGCAGCCGGAAAAATCGAAGCAGAAGCGCGTATTGATACGAGACGGGTATCGCATGATGTTAATATCAAGTCTGATATCAAACAAAGACCGCCCTTAGATAACGAAGTTCTTGAAAATGAGGTTAAGCAGGCTCAGCTGCATTCTTCCGTTACCAAGTCTGCTGCGGAATCAGTGCAGGTCACCATTGATCACGATAGATTGCATCAACTGGGTATCGTTACACCCAGTCAGGGGAAAACACAAATTGCTGAGCAGTTTCGAATAATCAAGAGACCGTTACTTACAAAGGCAGTTAAGCAGAATGGCAATCCTGTAAAAAATGCTAATTTGATTATGCTCACTAGCGCGCTTGCTGGGGAGGGGAAAAGCTTTTGCGCTGTAAATCTGGCGATGAGCATTGCTTCTGAAATGGATCATCGAGTTTTATTGATAGATGCGGATGTGGCTCGTCCTACCGTGCCAAAAATCCTGGGAATTGGTGCTAAAAAAGGTTTGCTAGATATCCTTCTGAATGAGAAGCTTGATGTCGCTGATGTAATGCTTAAAACCAATGTTGAGAAGTTGACAATCATTACTGCGGGAAGTCCGCACTCACATGCGACCGAGTTGTTGGCAAGTCATGGAATGAGCGTGTTACTCGATGAACTATCACAACGCTATCATGATCGGATTGTGATATTTGATTCGCCTCCTATTTTGTTGACCAGTGAAGCACGTGTTTTAACCGCTAGAATGGGGCAGATTGTTTTAGTAGTTGAAGCTGAGAAAACGACGCAACAAGCAGTCAAGGAAATGCTTCGGCATATTGGATCGCATGACAATATCAATTTAATTTATAACAAAGCGAAGGCATTTTCAGGTGAGGAATATTATGGGTATTATTATTCATGA